One genomic segment of Kribbella jejuensis includes these proteins:
- the folE gene encoding GTP cyclohydrolase I FolE, translating to MAISADLESVPLHIVARREQIDLPAAQRAVADLLTALGRDPQSAHLADTPRRVANAYAEMLTPREFELTTFPNDEGYDELVLAKDIPVQSLCEHHLLPFQGVAHVGYLPGDRILGLSKLARVVELFARDFQVQERLTKQVADWLQDHLEPKGVGVVIEAEHQCMSLRGVRATGSKTVTSALHGTLRNNPSSRAEFFALTGLTP from the coding sequence ATGGCGATCTCGGCCGACCTCGAGTCCGTCCCTCTTCATATCGTCGCCCGCCGCGAGCAGATCGACCTGCCGGCGGCGCAGCGGGCCGTCGCGGACCTGTTGACCGCCCTCGGGCGGGACCCGCAGAGCGCCCACCTCGCGGACACGCCGCGCCGGGTCGCGAACGCGTACGCGGAGATGCTCACCCCGCGGGAGTTCGAGCTGACCACGTTCCCGAACGACGAGGGGTACGACGAACTCGTCCTGGCCAAGGACATCCCGGTGCAGTCGCTGTGCGAGCACCACCTGCTGCCGTTCCAGGGCGTCGCGCACGTCGGGTACCTGCCCGGCGACCGGATCCTCGGGCTGTCGAAGCTGGCCCGCGTGGTGGAACTGTTCGCGCGCGACTTCCAGGTGCAGGAGCGGCTGACCAAGCAGGTCGCGGACTGGCTGCAGGATCACCTGGAGCCGAAGGGCGTCGGCGTCGTGATCGAGGCCGAGCACCAGTGCATGTCGTTGCGCGGGGTACGGGCGACCGGCTCGAAGACCGTCACGTCGGCGCTGCACGGAACGCTGCGCAACAACCCCAGTTCCCGCGCCGAGTTCTTCGCGCTGACCGGCCTCACCCCGTAA